From the genome of Muricauda sp. SCSIO 64092, one region includes:
- the cysM gene encoding cysteine synthase CysM, producing MSNPILELVGNTPLAESKVLNTNPNVKLYFKLEGQNPGGSVKDRPALNMIRSGLERGDFDAASKLIEATSGNTGIALAMIAGVYGLDIELVMPENSTKERIQTMQAYGAKVTLTPADIGIEGARDYVVDKVRNEGYVMLDQFGNEDNWKAHYKTTGPEIWKATDGQITHFVSSMGTTGTITGTSTYLKEQKTDVRIIGVQPEEGSRIPGIRKWSPEYVPSIYDASKIDTIRYVSETEAVQMAKRLAKEEGIFSGMSSGGAATIALRIANEIESGTIVSIVCDRGDRYLSSNIFAP from the coding sequence ATGTCTAACCCTATTTTAGAATTGGTCGGAAATACCCCTTTGGCGGAGTCCAAAGTATTGAACACCAACCCCAACGTAAAGTTGTACTTTAAACTGGAGGGACAAAATCCGGGGGGAAGTGTCAAAGATCGTCCGGCTTTGAACATGATCAGGAGTGGACTGGAGCGCGGTGATTTTGATGCTGCCTCCAAACTGATAGAAGCCACCAGTGGCAATACAGGAATTGCCCTGGCCATGATCGCCGGGGTTTATGGGCTTGATATTGAACTGGTCATGCCCGAAAATTCCACCAAGGAACGGATACAGACCATGCAGGCCTATGGGGCAAAAGTTACCCTTACCCCTGCCGATATTGGAATTGAGGGCGCCCGGGACTATGTGGTGGACAAAGTAAGGAATGAAGGGTATGTGATGTTGGACCAATTTGGCAACGAAGACAATTGGAAAGCCCATTACAAAACCACTGGACCGGAAATATGGAAGGCCACCGATGGACAGATCACCCATTTTGTGAGCAGTATGGGAACTACCGGTACCATAACCGGCACATCCACCTATTTAAAAGAACAAAAAACCGATGTTCGTATCATAGGGGTACAGCCTGAGGAAGGCTCCCGGATTCCCGGAATTCGAAAATGGTCACCCGAATATGTACCCAGTATCTATGATGCCTCCAAAATTGATACGATTCGCTATGTCTCGGAAACCGAAGCAGTGCAAATGGCAAAGCGACTGGCAAAGGAAGAAGGCATCTTCTCAGGAATGAGCAGCGGCGGTGCCGCGACCATTGCCCTTCGGATTGCGAATGAAATTGAAAGTGGGACCATTGTTTCAATTGTTTGTGACAGGGGGGACCGTTACCTTTCCTCCAACATTTTTGCCCCCTAG
- the epsC gene encoding serine O-acetyltransferase EpsC: MDKQQIINQLKLHKKQPYLDYRLKRIAEKFTDKLFYTLFDTNTPLEENLDVLESLFSDLIALACWESHKPCNKVWERYVGQLPHILENLNLDAEAIRNCDPASLSIEEVYMAYPGFYAIAIYRLAHELYKVGFPMVPRLMTEYAHRQTGVDINPGAQIGKAFFIDHATGVVIGETAVIKDHVKVYQGVTLGALYVEKSLKDVKRHPTIESNVTIYANATILGGDTVIGENTIIGGNAWLTSSVPPNSTVFHTPEIKIKTAHV, from the coding sequence ATGGACAAACAACAAATCATCAATCAACTTAAACTTCACAAGAAACAACCCTATTTAGACTATAGGCTGAAAAGGATTGCCGAGAAGTTTACCGATAAGCTGTTTTATACGCTCTTTGATACCAACACTCCTTTAGAGGAAAACCTGGACGTTCTGGAATCGCTTTTTAGTGATTTGATCGCACTGGCCTGTTGGGAATCCCACAAACCATGTAATAAGGTTTGGGAACGTTACGTTGGGCAACTTCCCCATATTCTGGAAAACTTAAATCTGGACGCCGAGGCCATCCGAAACTGTGATCCGGCTTCCCTATCCATTGAAGAGGTATATATGGCCTACCCCGGTTTTTATGCCATTGCCATCTACCGATTGGCCCATGAGCTCTATAAGGTGGGTTTCCCCATGGTTCCCCGTTTAATGACGGAATATGCACACCGGCAGACGGGTGTGGACATCAATCCTGGTGCACAAATTGGCAAAGCCTTTTTTATTGATCATGCTACAGGCGTCGTTATTGGGGAAACTGCTGTAATCAAAGACCATGTAAAGGTATACCAGGGTGTTACTTTGGGGGCCTTGTATGTGGAGAAATCCCTTAAGGACGTAAAAAGACATCCTACCATAGAATCCAATGTCACCATTTATGCCAATGCCACCATTTTAGGAGGGGACACGGTCATTGGTGAAAATACCATCATAGGTGGAAACGCCTGGCTCACCAGCTCTGTACCACCAAATTCCACGGTCTTCCATACCCCGGAAATCAAAATAAAAACAGCACATGTCTAA
- a CDS encoding DUF2461 domain-containing protein, which translates to MQHITAETLDFLRKLAKNNTKDWFTEHKPTFKALEADVKSFFESLKERMGKHDHIERLKVFRIYRDVRFSKDKTPYKSQFSASFSRAGAALRGGYYICVKPGESFIATGFWDPNKEDLFRIRKELELDADEFRKVISKKDFKAIWGELQGDGVKTAPKGFDKEDPNIDLIKKKQFIFVRNFTDEEVLSKNFIAEVDKSFKAIRPYFDIMSNILTTNLNGESLIDQ; encoded by the coding sequence ATGCAACACATTACAGCAGAAACGTTGGATTTTTTAAGGAAGCTTGCCAAAAACAATACCAAGGATTGGTTTACTGAACATAAGCCTACTTTTAAGGCTTTGGAAGCGGATGTGAAATCATTTTTTGAATCCCTGAAGGAACGCATGGGGAAACACGATCATATTGAACGCCTAAAAGTGTTCCGAATATATCGCGATGTGCGGTTTTCCAAAGATAAAACACCATATAAGTCCCAGTTCTCGGCGTCGTTTAGTAGGGCAGGGGCGGCATTACGGGGAGGCTACTACATTTGTGTAAAACCTGGGGAATCCTTTATTGCCACGGGTTTTTGGGACCCCAACAAAGAAGATCTTTTTAGGATTAGAAAGGAGTTGGAGTTGGATGCCGATGAATTTAGGAAAGTAATTTCCAAGAAGGACTTTAAGGCGATATGGGGTGAGCTTCAAGGGGATGGTGTGAAGACAGCACCCAAGGGATTTGACAAGGAGGACCCCAACATCGATCTGATTAAGAAAAAACAGTTCATCTTTGTCCGAAATTTTACGGATGAGGAGGTGCTATCGAAAAACTTCATTGCTGAGGTGGATAAATCATTCAAGGCCATTCGGCCTTATTTTGACATCATGAGCAACATCCTCACCACCAATCTCAATGGGGAATCACTCATAGACCAGTGA
- a CDS encoding glyoxalase produces MDTRSSHLLKIRPVLQKAKVHADTTDDEYFQNVTLRPIIKFQNMLLIEAFKNYIGKHKNKYYELSVEKRLEYIEKSIQKDIKFRNSLKGMIIGQFTVEEYRTYIKNSSALNKRMMNMVINRLKDQMQLLESVSLVYE; encoded by the coding sequence ATGGACACAAGGTCATCCCACCTTTTGAAAATTCGTCCAGTGTTACAGAAAGCCAAAGTCCACGCGGACACTACTGATGACGAGTATTTTCAAAATGTAACTTTGCGGCCGATCATTAAGTTTCAAAACATGCTTTTGATTGAAGCTTTCAAAAACTACATCGGAAAACACAAGAACAAATATTACGAACTGTCCGTGGAAAAAAGGTTGGAGTATATCGAAAAATCCATCCAAAAGGACATTAAATTCAGAAACTCCCTTAAGGGAATGATCATCGGGCAATTTACAGTGGAGGAATACAGGACCTATATCAAAAACTCCTCTGCCCTCAACAAGCGAATGATGAATATGGTCATTAACCGATTGAAGGACCAGATGCAGCTATTGGAGTCCGTTTCACTGGTCTATGAGTGA
- a CDS encoding DUF72 domain-containing protein produces the protein MKFGKVDNPELIDFSFPEDHPSTAAVLANTGENQKLNVYVGCAKWNRQDLKNFYPRGTKDELGYYSSQFNCIELNATFYRLFPAEQFSKWYDKTPSGFKFFPKLSQDISHLRRLNEKVYPFVDAYLDAASNLKEKLGTIFLQMHNNFGPKNWDRVVRFVEYWPKEFPLAIEFRHTDWFNDAKVAEELYHLLEENTMANVLVDTAGRRDLMHMRLTNNEAFIRYVGANHVSDYPRLDDWVQRLKSWSALGLSNIHFFVHQNLEVESPLLSAYIIDNLNQELGIDLRIPQTLGGGQKGLF, from the coding sequence ATGAAATTTGGAAAAGTGGATAACCCCGAGCTTATAGATTTTTCTTTTCCCGAGGACCACCCAAGTACAGCGGCCGTATTGGCCAATACCGGTGAAAACCAAAAATTGAACGTCTATGTTGGGTGCGCAAAATGGAACAGACAGGATCTTAAGAATTTTTACCCAAGGGGAACAAAGGATGAATTGGGGTATTACTCCTCACAATTCAACTGCATTGAACTGAATGCTACATTTTATCGCCTGTTTCCGGCAGAGCAGTTTTCAAAATGGTACGACAAAACCCCAAGTGGATTCAAGTTTTTTCCAAAATTGTCCCAGGATATCAGTCATCTAAGGCGTTTAAATGAAAAGGTCTATCCTTTTGTCGATGCCTATCTGGATGCTGCGAGTAATCTAAAGGAAAAGTTGGGGACCATTTTTTTGCAGATGCACAATAATTTTGGTCCCAAAAATTGGGATCGGGTAGTCCGTTTTGTGGAATATTGGCCCAAGGAATTTCCCCTGGCCATTGAATTTAGGCATACGGACTGGTTCAATGATGCCAAGGTGGCCGAAGAACTGTACCACTTGCTGGAGGAGAATACGATGGCCAATGTCCTTGTTGATACTGCGGGGCGAAGGGATTTGATGCATATGCGATTGACGAACAACGAGGCATTCATCAGGTATGTTGGTGCGAACCATGTATCGGATTACCCCAGATTGGACGACTGGGTACAAAGATTGAAGTCCTGGTCAGCTTTGGGACTGTCCAACATCCACTTTTTTGTCCATCAAAATCTGGAGGTGGAGTCCCCCTTATTATCGGCCTATATCATAGACAATCTAAATCAAGAACTCGGGATAGACCTTAGGATACCCCAAACCTTGGGAGGAGGGCAAAAGGGGTTGTTCTAA
- a CDS encoding phosphatidylserine decarboxylase: MDVSSAHYSDPTFTVFKVPKWRAYFYQFLSITVWGNLPSNLQKSVSKWYASVYNKPISKYFISPYIKINYTDSNYLEKFKPPFEKRDFECFQDFFIREFKEIPKTGSEWVWPCEGLLCEEGKLHQLRAAQVKCDTRHVATVFGLKEGVIPANYTFTNVFLHNKNYHRIHSPIDGTITRIQHVPGDLVVLRPWIYKQDPSLPAFRNERYNVDITDDLGRTWYLSIVGGPAVGTIELNEKVQCGNSIGKLDQLALFYLGSTCCMAAPRPPQFHKKNTFVEVGMRY; this comes from the coding sequence ATGGACGTCTCATCAGCGCATTATTCAGACCCTACCTTTACCGTGTTCAAAGTCCCCAAATGGCGGGCTTATTTTTACCAATTCCTCTCCATAACCGTTTGGGGAAATTTGCCCAGCAACCTCCAAAAAAGCGTTTCCAAATGGTACGCCTCGGTTTATAACAAACCCATATCCAAATATTTCATTAGTCCTTACATCAAAATCAACTATACGGACTCCAATTACCTGGAAAAATTCAAACCCCCATTTGAAAAGCGTGATTTTGAATGTTTTCAGGACTTCTTTATCCGGGAATTCAAAGAGATTCCAAAGACCGGTAGTGAATGGGTCTGGCCCTGTGAAGGCCTACTTTGTGAGGAAGGGAAATTACATCAACTCCGAGCGGCCCAGGTTAAATGCGATACAAGGCATGTAGCAACGGTATTTGGTTTGAAAGAAGGGGTTATTCCGGCCAACTATACGTTTACAAATGTCTTTTTACATAACAAGAACTACCACCGTATCCACTCTCCCATTGATGGCACCATAACCCGGATCCAGCACGTGCCGGGCGACCTGGTGGTTTTGCGACCTTGGATTTATAAACAGGACCCTTCGTTGCCCGCATTCCGAAATGAACGCTATAATGTGGATATAACGGACGATTTGGGAAGGACGTGGTACCTATCCATTGTTGGAGGGCCCGCTGTGGGCACCATTGAATTGAATGAAAAAGTACAGTGCGGCAACAGTATTGGAAAACTGGACCAATTGGCGTTGTTCTATTTAGGCTCCACCTGCTGTATGGCCGCTCCCAGGCCACCCCAGTTCCATAAGAAAAACACCTTTGTAGAGGTCGGGATGCGTTATTAG
- a CDS encoding acyl-CoA thioesterase — translation MKFHTRKWVKPEDLNANGTLFAGRVLAWLDEQAVIYGIIQLENKKVVTKYMSEINFMSTAVQGDIIEIGIEVTKFGHSSLTLNCEVRNKMNHETIVTVDNVILVNLDENGKPTPHGKTKVEYVKDRLEKQANQLP, via the coding sequence ATGAAGTTTCATACCCGAAAGTGGGTCAAGCCAGAAGATTTAAATGCCAACGGAACCTTATTTGCGGGCCGTGTTTTGGCATGGCTGGATGAGCAGGCGGTCATCTATGGCATCATTCAATTGGAGAATAAAAAGGTGGTCACCAAGTATATGTCCGAGATTAACTTCATGAGTACCGCCGTTCAAGGCGATATCATTGAAATTGGTATCGAGGTCACCAAGTTTGGTCATAGTTCGTTGACCTTGAATTGTGAGGTGCGTAACAAAATGAACCATGAAACCATTGTTACCGTGGACAATGTGATTTTGGTCAATCTTGATGAAAATGGGAAACCTACACCGCATGGCAAGACCAAAGTGGAATATGTAA